The following are encoded in a window of Phaseolus vulgaris cultivar G19833 chromosome 3, P. vulgaris v2.0, whole genome shotgun sequence genomic DNA:
- the LOC137807991 gene encoding bifunctional dTDP-4-dehydrorhamnose 3,5-epimerase/dTDP-4-dehydrorhamnose reductase, with product MGFPANGASPENPNKFLIYGRTGWIGGLLGTLCQAQGIAFEYASGRLEDRASLEKDIAQVKPTHVFNAAGVTGRPNVDWCESHKVETIRTNVVGTLTLADVCRNHGLILLNYATGCIFEYDSGHPLGSGIGFKEHDTPNFTGSFYSKTKAMVEELLKNYDNVCTLRVRMPISSDLSNPRNFIAKITRYEKVVDIPNSMSILDELLPISIEMAKRNLTGIWNFTNPGVVSHNEILEMYREYVDPNFTWKNFTLEEQAKVIVAPRSNNELDATKLKTEFPELLSIKDSLVKYVFQPNQKVKA from the exons ATGGGCTTCCCAGCCAACGGCGCCTCACCGGAAAACCCCAACAAGTTCCTTATCTACGGCCGTACGGGCTGGATTGGTGGCCTCCTCGGCACCCTCTGCCAGGCCCAAGGCATCGCCTTCGAGTACGCCTCGGGCCGTCTCGAGGACCGGGCCTCCCTCGAAAAGGACATAGCTCAGGTCAAGCCCACCCACGTATTCAACGCCGCTGGAGTCACAGGCCGGCCCAACGTGGACTGGTGCGAATCCCACAAGGTTGAGACCATCCGAACCAACGTCGTCGGAACCCTCACTCTCGCCGACGTCTGCCGCAACCACGGCCTCATCCTCCTCAACTACGCCACCGGTTGCATCTTCGAGTACGATTCCGGTCATCCTCTCGGATCCGGAATCGGGTTCAAAGAGCACGACACTCCCAATTTCACCGGCTCCTTCTACTCTAAGACCAAGGCCATG GTAGAGGAGCTGCTTAAGAACTACGATAATGTGTGTACCTTGCGAGTGAGGATGCCTATCTCGTCTGATTTATCGAATCCGCGCAATTTCATCGCGAAGATCACTCGATACGAGAAGGTTGTGGATATTCCGAATTCCATGAGTATATTGGATGAACTTCTTCCCATCTCCATTGAGATGGCGAAGAGGAATCTGACTGGGATCTGGAACTTCACAAACCCTGGAGTGGTTAGTCACAATGAAATTCTAGAGATGTACAGAGAGTATGTTGACCCCAACTTCACCTGGAAGAACTTCACTCTGGAGGAACAGGCCAAGGTGATTGTTGCCCCCAGGAGCAACAATGAGCTTGATGCCACCAAATTGAAGACGGAATTTCCAGAACTGCTGTCTATCAAGGACTCCCTCGTTAAGTATGTCTTCCAACCCAACCAGAAGGTTAAAGCGTAG